One window of the Luteolibacter sp. Y139 genome contains the following:
- a CDS encoding trypsin-like peptidase domain-containing protein, with amino-acid sequence MGHSCPTLFNPIGDTNVVSPFLPKTVFHPKPLLLLGLALTATAADPPRLPADQAAGLCQLDASPAPAVEAPRQTSFAPLLEKVTPSVVSIFPAMILTDPTEAGPLERFFGKEGEADNESEGPQERITSMGSGVIVSNDGWIVTNSHVVHLQNGKIADTFFVELYDHRRFHATIAGADSATDLALLKIDAKDLSPLKFADSEQVKAGDLVFAVGNPFQVGITCTMGMVSATRRSNLGIGGSSAFESYIQTDAAINPGNSGGALVDATGRLVGINTAIWGGVGGNVGIGFAIPSNLVRHIAAKLAEDGKVTRGFFGISSSGVDDKKAEKVKLPKVAGAAIDAVMENSPAGKAGLQAGDIVVKAAGKPVISRGDLRFELSLVKPGDAIELVYWRDGAEHTASLISATEPSKEANLDNARIDKLQGVTFQVKDGKILVGEVTSPEAKKAGLEAGMVIIAVNGTEITDLSSLETALRNGVNKVQTRLNRVENTLALRAE; translated from the coding sequence ATGGGACACTCCTGTCCCACCCTTTTCAACCCCATCGGCGACACGAATGTCGTCTCTCCTTTCCTACCCAAGACCGTGTTCCACCCGAAACCGCTTCTCCTGTTAGGCCTCGCGCTCACCGCCACGGCCGCCGACCCCCCACGCCTCCCCGCCGACCAGGCGGCCGGCCTTTGCCAGCTCGATGCCTCCCCTGCACCCGCCGTGGAAGCTCCCCGGCAGACCTCATTCGCGCCGCTGTTAGAAAAGGTCACCCCGTCGGTCGTCTCGATCTTCCCCGCGATGATCCTGACCGATCCCACCGAGGCCGGACCGCTTGAACGTTTCTTCGGCAAGGAAGGCGAAGCCGATAACGAATCCGAAGGCCCGCAGGAAAGGATCACCAGCATGGGCTCGGGCGTCATCGTTTCCAACGACGGCTGGATCGTGACGAACAGCCACGTGGTGCACCTCCAGAATGGCAAGATCGCCGATACCTTCTTTGTCGAACTATACGATCACCGTCGTTTCCATGCCACCATCGCCGGCGCGGATTCAGCGACGGACCTCGCACTGCTCAAGATCGACGCGAAAGACCTCTCGCCCCTCAAGTTCGCCGATAGCGAACAGGTGAAAGCCGGAGACCTCGTCTTCGCGGTCGGCAATCCTTTCCAAGTTGGCATCACCTGTACCATGGGCATGGTGTCCGCCACCCGCCGGTCAAATCTCGGCATCGGCGGATCGAGCGCCTTCGAGAGCTACATCCAGACGGACGCTGCCATCAACCCGGGCAACTCCGGCGGCGCGCTCGTCGATGCCACCGGCCGCCTGGTCGGCATCAATACCGCCATCTGGGGCGGTGTCGGCGGCAATGTCGGCATCGGCTTCGCCATCCCTTCCAATCTCGTCCGCCACATCGCCGCCAAGCTCGCCGAAGACGGCAAGGTGACGCGCGGCTTCTTCGGCATCAGCAGCAGCGGCGTCGATGACAAGAAGGCGGAAAAGGTGAAGCTGCCGAAGGTGGCCGGAGCCGCCATCGATGCGGTCATGGAGAACAGCCCCGCCGGCAAGGCAGGCCTCCAGGCTGGCGACATCGTCGTGAAAGCCGCCGGCAAGCCGGTGATCTCGCGCGGCGACCTGCGCTTCGAGCTTTCGCTGGTGAAGCCCGGTGACGCGATCGAACTCGTCTACTGGCGCGATGGCGCAGAGCACACCGCGTCTCTCATCTCCGCCACCGAGCCTTCCAAGGAAGCGAATCTCGACAATGCCCGCATTGACAAGCTGCAGGGCGTCACCTTCCAGGTGAAGGACGGCAAAATCCTCGTGGGCGAAGTGACCTCTCCGGAAGCAAAGAAAGCCGGGCTGGAAGCGGGCATGGTGATCATTGCCGTGAACGGCACCGAAATCACCGACCTCTCCTCGCTTGAGACCGCGCTGCGCAACGGCGTCAACAAAGTGCAAACCCGGCTCAACCGCGTCGAAAACACGCTCGCTCTCCGCGCCGAATGA